A region from the Methanofollis liminatans DSM 4140 genome encodes:
- the cgi121 gene encoding KEOPS complex subunit Cgi121 produces MEHECEIRQGIADIPSIPAFLESVREIAAATGTHIICFDAEKIAGKAHARKAVGHAVRSWREGRAIANSLEMEALLYAGGTRQCRVAMDLGLHEGENRCYVCICPPSPAAAEALERILRPDDGDWEGIDEAKKMRLMKRYAITGEELAAAGGRIRPLVFERIALLEVNR; encoded by the coding sequence ATGGAGCACGAGTGTGAGATCAGGCAGGGGATCGCCGATATCCCCTCGATTCCCGCCTTTCTAGAGAGCGTCAGGGAGATTGCCGCGGCGACCGGGACGCATATCATCTGCTTCGACGCCGAAAAAATCGCCGGAAAGGCCCATGCCAGGAAGGCGGTCGGCCATGCGGTCCGCTCCTGGCGCGAGGGCCGGGCGATCGCAAACAGCCTCGAGATGGAGGCCCTCCTCTATGCGGGGGGGACCAGGCAGTGCCGGGTGGCGATGGACCTCGGCCTCCACGAGGGGGAGAACCGCTGCTATGTCTGCATCTGCCCCCCTTCCCCCGCGGCCGCGGAGGCCCTGGAGAGGATCCTGCGCCCGGACGACGGGGACTGGGAGGGGATCGACGAGGCAAAAAAAATGCGGCTGATGAAGCGCTACGCGATCACCGGGGAGGAACTCGCCGCCGCAGGCGGGCGGATCAGGCCCCTGGTCTTTGAGCGGATCGCCCTCCTCGAAGTGAACCGCTAA
- a CDS encoding glycosyltransferase family 4 protein — protein sequence MKISVLSMYWNEPQGGGINAYVTGLVTMLRNRHPENPVDVLYVQGDGDPAGRVRPGALGEIVGTALHLHRLSPDVIHVHDSIGLLLGAALYRSVLRRGTVVYTFLTETKRPVHIKDRFLRLFGTCLYSWGIGRCACVTFVSRDLQTKIDAVYAIPIAQPTAITYPGVEARPVLPGKILEFQERFGIADGDIVLLSQGVTVNRFKAKGTEELIAAVALLRGEYPGIKLVLTRDGRFRPDLERYARTIGVADAVVFTGDVDDPFVPLARADLYCHITLADGLPIALLEAMAMTKPIVASRTGGIPEAIADGEDGLLVEPRAGAIAAAVRRVLSDPTLAEALGRHARQKTLEQFGWADRSDLVAGIYTSLKRR from the coding sequence ATGAAGATTTCGGTCCTCTCGATGTACTGGAACGAGCCGCAGGGCGGGGGGATCAACGCCTATGTCACGGGGCTGGTGACGATGCTCCGGAACCGCCACCCCGAAAACCCGGTGGACGTCCTCTATGTGCAGGGAGACGGCGATCCCGCCGGGAGGGTCAGGCCCGGCGCCCTGGGAGAGATCGTCGGGACCGCCCTGCACCTCCACCGCCTCTCCCCTGACGTGATCCATGTCCACGACAGCATCGGGCTTCTCCTGGGGGCGGCCCTCTACCGCTCGGTCCTGAGGAGAGGAACGGTGGTCTACACCTTTCTCACCGAGACGAAACGGCCCGTCCATATCAAAGACCGGTTCCTCCGCCTCTTCGGGACGTGCCTGTACTCCTGGGGGATCGGCCGGTGCGCGTGCGTGACCTTCGTGAGCCGGGACCTCCAGACGAAGATCGACGCCGTCTATGCCATCCCGATTGCGCAGCCGACGGCGATCACCTATCCGGGCGTGGAGGCGCGGCCTGTCCTCCCCGGGAAGATCCTGGAGTTCCAGGAGCGGTTCGGGATCGCCGACGGCGATATCGTCCTCCTCTCCCAGGGGGTCACCGTCAACCGGTTCAAGGCGAAAGGGACCGAGGAACTGATCGCCGCCGTCGCTCTCCTCAGAGGGGAATACCCCGGGATAAAACTCGTCCTGACCAGAGACGGGAGGTTCAGGCCGGATCTCGAGAGATATGCGCGGACGATCGGGGTCGCGGACGCCGTGGTCTTCACCGGGGACGTCGACGACCCCTTCGTCCCGCTCGCCCGCGCCGACCTCTACTGCCATATCACCCTGGCCGACGGCCTTCCGATCGCCCTGCTCGAGGCGATGGCGATGACAAAACCGATCGTTGCGTCGCGGACCGGGGGGATACCTGAGGCGATCGCCGACGGCGAGGACGGTCTGCTCGTCGAACCGCGTGCCGGGGCGATCGCGGCGGCGGTCAGGCGGGTGCTCTCCGACCCGACGCTTGCAGAGGCCCTGGGGAGGCACGCACGCCAGAAGACGCTGGAACAGTTCGGGTGGGCCGATCGCTCCGATCTCGTCGCCGGGATCTACACCTCCCTGAAGAGGCGCTGA
- a CDS encoding GDP-mannose 4,6-dehydratase — MDVGSSTIFLTGGGGFIGSHLTEYFVEQNATVKALVKYTSRSDRGMLDLLPPETMQSVEVISGDLKDGDAIRRATRDVDAIVHLGSIISVPYSYLSPRETIETNILGTLNVLQAARENGVGRVVHTSTSEVYGTARSVPIDESHPLQGQSPYSASKIGADKIAESFFCSFDLPVVTIRPFNTYGPRQSARAVIPTIVTQALTGKEVRLGALGSTRDFTYVGDLVRAFALALAAPGVVGETINVGSNFEIAILDLAERILSLCGSDAAIVTEPVRRRPEKSEVARLWCDNTRARDLLGWAPQTSLEDGLKATIAWIAGNIEMYRPGVYVR, encoded by the coding sequence ATGGACGTGGGCAGCAGCACAATTTTTCTCACCGGAGGGGGCGGCTTTATTGGCAGCCACCTCACCGAATATTTCGTCGAACAGAACGCCACCGTAAAGGCGCTGGTGAAATACACCTCGCGCTCTGACCGGGGGATGCTCGACCTCCTCCCCCCTGAGACGATGCAGTCGGTGGAGGTGATCTCCGGCGACCTCAAGGACGGGGACGCCATCAGGCGGGCCACCAGGGACGTGGACGCCATCGTCCACCTCGGCTCGATCATCTCGGTGCCCTACTCCTATCTCAGTCCCAGGGAGACGATCGAAACCAATATCCTGGGCACCTTAAACGTCCTCCAGGCGGCCAGGGAGAACGGCGTCGGGCGGGTCGTCCACACCTCGACGAGCGAGGTCTACGGCACCGCCCGCTCGGTCCCGATCGACGAGTCCCATCCCCTCCAGGGGCAGTCGCCGTACTCGGCGAGCAAGATCGGGGCGGACAAGATCGCCGAGAGTTTCTTCTGCTCCTTCGACCTCCCGGTCGTGACCATACGCCCGTTCAACACCTACGGCCCGCGGCAGTCGGCGCGGGCGGTGATCCCGACGATCGTCACCCAGGCCCTGACCGGGAAGGAGGTGCGCCTGGGCGCCCTCGGGTCCACGCGGGACTTCACCTACGTGGGCGACCTGGTCCGCGCCTTCGCCCTCGCCCTCGCCGCTCCCGGCGTGGTGGGCGAGACGATCAACGTCGGATCGAACTTCGAGATTGCCATCCTCGACCTGGCCGAACGGATCCTCTCCCTCTGCGGGAGCGATGCGGCGATCGTCACCGAGCCTGTCCGCCGGCGCCCGGAGAAGAGCGAGGTGGCGCGGCTGTGGTGCGACAACACCCGCGCCCGCGACCTGCTCGGGTGGGCCCCGCAGACCTCGCTCGAAGACGGCCTGAAGGCGACGATCGCATGGATCGCCGGGAACATCGAGATGTATCGGCCGGGTGTCTATGTCAGGTGA
- a CDS encoding nucleotidyltransferase family protein — MSGDAMVKAVILAGGSGTRLKPYTTVFPKPLMPIRERPILEIILRQLHTSGIEEAVIAVGYLAELVMTYCGDGSRFGCPVTYSREDRPLGTAGCLGQLKERLPETFLMMNGDVLTTLDYAALLDYHRRHGGIATIALHRRDIPVDFGVVGMNGGQRIIEYTEKPTLSNLVSMGVYAFEPRVLDYIEPGAHLDFPDLIQSLIAEGEEVMGYVYDGYWLDIGRVDDYEQAKADFDVIAPHLGI; from the coding sequence ATGTCAGGTGATGCGATGGTGAAGGCGGTGATCCTCGCGGGCGGGAGCGGCACCAGGCTCAAGCCCTATACGACGGTCTTCCCAAAACCCCTGATGCCCATCAGGGAGAGGCCGATCCTGGAGATCATCCTGCGGCAGCTCCACACCAGCGGCATCGAGGAGGCGGTGATCGCCGTCGGCTATCTTGCCGAGCTGGTCATGACCTACTGCGGCGACGGGTCGCGCTTTGGCTGTCCCGTCACCTATTCCCGGGAGGACAGACCCCTCGGGACGGCCGGGTGCCTGGGGCAGCTGAAGGAGCGGCTGCCCGAGACGTTCCTGATGATGAACGGCGACGTCCTCACGACCCTGGACTATGCCGCCTTACTCGACTACCACCGGCGCCACGGCGGGATCGCCACCATCGCCCTCCACCGGCGTGATATCCCGGTCGACTTCGGGGTGGTCGGGATGAACGGGGGGCAGCGGATCATCGAGTACACCGAAAAACCGACGCTTTCGAACCTGGTGAGCATGGGGGTGTACGCCTTCGAGCCCCGTGTGCTGGACTACATCGAGCCCGGGGCCCACCTCGACTTTCCCGACCTGATACAGAGCCTGATCGCAGAGGGAGAGGAGGTGATGGGCTACGTCTATGACGGCTACTGGCTCGATATCGGGCGGGTGGACGATTATGAGCAGGCGAAGGCGGATTTCGACGTGATCGCTCCGCATCTCGGGATCTGA
- a CDS encoding DegT/DnrJ/EryC1/StrS family aminotransferase encodes MGWRVPLSDVSLSAEELRAATAVLASGWLSMGPVTEAFERAFADYLGVTYAFAVSSGTAALHLAHLAAGVGQGDEVVAPSLTFVATANAAVYCGATPVFADVAGTDDFNLSADTIAPALSRATRAITVVHYGGYPCDMAPILEIAEERGIPVIEDAAHAVGASYAGRRCGTIGDIGCFSFFANKNLPTGEGGMVVTDNEAYAGRIRTMRSHGMTTLTWDRHRGHARAYDVVDLGYNYRIGEVASALGLAGLADLDRANARREEIVERYRRRLREMPGLSSPFEGAPGRSACHLFPVLLPTELPREGVAAAMQEAGVQTSVHYRPVHLFSYYRRRFGGRAGLLPVTEDVGEREITLPLYPGMDDRTVEYVMDALAAAVGR; translated from the coding sequence ATGGGATGGAGGGTCCCGCTCTCGGACGTCTCCCTTTCCGCGGAGGAGCTCAGGGCCGCGACGGCGGTCCTTGCCTCGGGCTGGCTCTCCATGGGGCCGGTGACCGAGGCGTTCGAGCGGGCGTTTGCCGACTACCTCGGGGTGACGTACGCGTTTGCCGTCTCCAGCGGGACCGCCGCCCTGCACCTGGCCCACCTGGCCGCGGGGGTCGGTCAGGGGGACGAGGTGGTCGCCCCCTCGCTCACCTTCGTCGCCACCGCAAACGCCGCCGTCTATTGCGGGGCAACCCCGGTCTTCGCCGATGTCGCCGGGACCGACGACTTCAATCTCTCCGCCGACACCATCGCCCCGGCGCTCTCCCGTGCGACGCGGGCGATCACCGTGGTGCATTACGGCGGATACCCCTGCGATATGGCGCCTATCCTGGAGATCGCTGAGGAGCGGGGCATCCCGGTGATCGAGGACGCCGCCCACGCCGTCGGAGCGTCATATGCCGGCAGGCGGTGCGGCACCATCGGGGATATCGGGTGCTTCAGTTTTTTTGCGAACAAGAACCTCCCCACCGGGGAAGGCGGGATGGTCGTCACCGACAACGAGGCGTACGCCGGGCGGATCAGGACGATGCGCTCCCACGGGATGACCACCCTCACCTGGGACCGCCACCGCGGCCACGCCCGGGCGTACGATGTCGTGGACCTCGGCTACAACTACCGGATCGGCGAGGTCGCATCGGCCCTCGGGCTTGCCGGCCTCGCGGACCTGGACCGGGCGAACGCCCGCAGGGAGGAGATCGTGGAGCGCTACCGCCGGCGCCTCCGGGAGATGCCCGGGCTCTCGTCCCCGTTCGAAGGGGCGCCGGGCCGCTCTGCCTGCCACCTCTTTCCTGTCCTCCTCCCCACGGAATTACCGCGGGAGGGAGTAGCGGCGGCGATGCAGGAGGCGGGCGTCCAGACGAGCGTTCATTACCGGCCCGTCCACCTCTTCTCCTATTACCGGCGGCGTTTCGGCGGAAGAGCGGGCCTTCTCCCGGTGACCGAGGATGTCGGCGAGCGCGAGATCACGCTCCCCCTGTACCCGGGCATGGACGATCGCACGGTCGAGTACGTGATGGACGCCCTGGCGGCGGCGGTGGGCAGGTAG
- a CDS encoding GNAT family N-acetyltransferase produces MQVAWDDQVSKKRWTSILRSSGHAYFFHTPEWAEILQQTFGHTIATRIYEVDGAEVLIPMVEKRTAPFRAYASVPHGYGGVFGAEDLSPDALSRIFRSIVGGRSVGLTLHLPPGATIPANGDRVIRRNSNAWTSAHVLSLDRPCKDLHAAIHREIRRQVRTAEKRSVVVCHPDGIEGYRSFYSLYEQRSREWGYRAPEFPWTLFEHLCACGTPHVRLRIAEHEGTAVGGLITLEYGDTIFCWGLAVPMASRHLYPTHLMFFDLIEDACERGFSCINFGASGPLSGVRNFKERFGAREIPTEDYRVLSGIGDLWWHLRGYPLSPFL; encoded by the coding sequence ATGCAGGTCGCATGGGACGATCAGGTCTCGAAGAAGAGGTGGACCTCGATCCTCCGCTCCTCCGGGCACGCCTATTTCTTCCATACGCCCGAGTGGGCCGAGATCCTGCAGCAGACCTTCGGCCACACGATCGCCACGCGGATCTACGAGGTGGACGGGGCCGAGGTGCTCATCCCGATGGTCGAGAAGAGGACGGCCCCCTTCCGGGCGTACGCCTCGGTGCCCCACGGCTATGGCGGGGTATTCGGGGCCGAAGACCTCTCGCCCGACGCCCTCTCCCGGATCTTCCGGAGCATCGTCGGCGGGCGCTCGGTCGGCCTCACCCTGCATCTCCCGCCGGGGGCGACGATCCCGGCGAACGGCGATCGCGTGATCCGGCGGAACAGTAACGCCTGGACCTCGGCGCATGTGCTTTCCCTCGACCGCCCGTGCAAGGACCTCCACGCCGCTATCCACCGGGAGATCAGGCGCCAGGTCAGGACCGCAGAGAAGCGTTCGGTCGTCGTCTGTCACCCCGACGGGATCGAGGGATATCGATCCTTTTACTCCCTCTACGAGCAGCGGTCGAGGGAGTGGGGCTACCGGGCCCCGGAGTTTCCCTGGACGCTCTTCGAGCACCTCTGCGCCTGCGGCACCCCGCACGTCCGCCTGCGGATCGCGGAGCACGAGGGCACGGCCGTCGGCGGGCTGATCACCCTCGAGTACGGCGATACAATCTTCTGCTGGGGTCTTGCCGTGCCCATGGCCTCCCGGCATCTCTACCCGACCCATCTGATGTTTTTTGACCTGATCGAGGACGCCTGCGAGCGCGGTTTCTCCTGCATCAACTTCGGGGCGAGCGGCCCGCTCTCAGGCGTGCGGAACTTCAAGGAGCGGTTCGGGGCGCGGGAGATACCGACAGAGGATTACCGCGTCCTCTCCGGCATCGGGGATCTCTGGTGGCATCTCAGGGGCTATCCCCTCTCCCCGTTTCTCTGA
- a CDS encoding flippase, whose protein sequence is MQEAAGRSRAAPHSCEADTGGETIQEAKKFVFDVGWTFSGQVAALGLGFLLTVILGRWLGVAEYGLYALALILTTLVSMVACLGIPEAMVRYVAGSGGDREAVNASVTVGLINGAGLGVVFAGALFVSSDLLAALFSMPGLAGVIRIVSLSVPLFVVNNILLGVLNGMREMKAHSLRSLLRSLLLVGMNVLFLSAGWGVTGAALSVVVAEAGILLLMASVAGGRLQFSTRDYAAVSRRLLAFGSRVFLASILYSAMISTDTLMVGYYLDDADVGVYAMAIALSRSILLALPMAVSAVTFPAIAEYRSLGRTDAIEALMNRTVKYTLMILSVAGVLMICLAGEIIPVLIGPAFLPAVPPLTVLALAMIAFGPMAAIGAAVTAMDRPDLSSKTNLAVTGTNIAANAALIPVFGVMGAAIGTAGSFVLLGGMLVVVLKRVFGVGIDLAPYRQVIPAVLVLLGAFFLLRALVHPVPLTVLLVGLYCCFLYAAVLTGEERGVLRRVGALVAARVPGH, encoded by the coding sequence GTGCAGGAAGCCGCGGGAAGGAGCAGAGCGGCGCCACACTCCTGCGAAGCTGACACAGGGGGAGAAACGATTCAGGAGGCGAAAAAATTTGTATTCGACGTCGGCTGGACGTTTTCCGGCCAGGTCGCCGCCCTCGGTCTCGGTTTTCTCCTCACGGTGATCCTGGGGCGCTGGCTCGGCGTCGCCGAGTACGGGCTCTACGCCCTCGCCCTCATCCTCACCACGCTCGTCTCGATGGTCGCCTGCCTGGGCATCCCGGAGGCGATGGTCAGGTACGTCGCCGGTTCGGGCGGCGACCGGGAGGCCGTGAACGCATCGGTCACGGTCGGCCTGATCAACGGCGCCGGGCTCGGGGTGGTGTTTGCCGGCGCCCTCTTCGTCTCCTCGGATCTCCTGGCCGCCCTCTTCTCGATGCCCGGTCTTGCCGGCGTGATCAGGATCGTCTCCCTCTCGGTCCCGCTCTTCGTCGTCAACAACATCCTGCTCGGCGTCCTCAACGGCATGCGGGAGATGAAGGCCCACTCCCTCCGCTCTCTCCTCCGCTCCCTCCTCCTGGTCGGCATGAACGTCCTCTTCCTCAGTGCGGGATGGGGCGTGACCGGCGCCGCCCTCTCGGTGGTGGTCGCCGAGGCCGGGATCCTCCTCCTGATGGCCTCGGTCGCCGGCGGCCGCCTGCAGTTCAGCACGCGGGACTACGCTGCGGTCAGCAGGCGCCTGCTGGCGTTCGGGTCCCGGGTCTTCCTGGCCAGCATCCTCTACTCGGCGATGATCTCCACCGACACCCTGATGGTGGGTTATTATCTCGACGACGCCGACGTCGGGGTCTACGCGATGGCGATCGCCCTGTCGCGCTCAATCCTCCTCGCCCTCCCGATGGCCGTCTCCGCCGTCACCTTCCCGGCGATCGCCGAGTACAGAAGCCTGGGGCGGACGGATGCGATCGAGGCCCTGATGAACCGGACCGTGAAATACACCCTGATGATCCTCTCGGTCGCCGGGGTGCTGATGATCTGCCTTGCCGGCGAGATCATCCCGGTGCTGATCGGCCCCGCCTTTCTCCCGGCCGTCCCGCCCCTCACGGTCCTCGCCCTCGCGATGATCGCCTTCGGGCCGATGGCGGCGATCGGGGCCGCCGTCACGGCGATGGACCGGCCCGACCTCTCCTCAAAGACCAACCTGGCGGTCACCGGGACGAACATCGCCGCAAACGCCGCCCTTATCCCGGTCTTCGGCGTCATGGGAGCGGCGATCGGGACGGCGGGCTCTTTCGTCCTTCTCGGCGGGATGCTCGTCGTTGTTCTGAAACGGGTCTTCGGGGTGGGGATCGACCTTGCGCCCTACCGCCAGGTCATACCGGCCGTGCTCGTCCTGCTGGGCGCCTTCTTCCTCCTTCGGGCCCTGGTCCACCCGGTGCCGCTGACCGTCCTCCTCGTCGGGCTCTATTGCTGCTTCCTCTACGCCGCCGTCCTGACCGGGGAGGAGAGGGGCGTCCTCAGGAGGGTGGGGGCGCTCGTCGCAGCCCGGGTGCCCGGGCACTAA